In Mauremys reevesii isolate NIE-2019 linkage group 20, ASM1616193v1, whole genome shotgun sequence, the following are encoded in one genomic region:
- the LOC120387595 gene encoding uncharacterized protein LOC120387595 isoform X1, which translates to MAEEVPKAPSKPIRAWEETKPPQRKSWRKSPQRKQELCVPQPFRADSPVYCNACLRRLDWEHKEALDYINAFLTSNEQDEAKNLKFLDSISSLRSLPAFMDQVLLVEKITELIDHESVDSLTGVMRQQAMLAIMKLSKVKLSVWLLTRPRLLTTCFSSIFSLPPAHTMEEVEAALYTKTLKTMDEMLKALVCEDKEPNLVVLQNIVKVLLPWTTSKEVHERLRAVGRIRWLMEFMGSQCKFQVSSL; encoded by the exons ATGGCTGAGGAAGTCCCCAAGGCCCCCTCAAAGCCCATCCGTGCCTGGGAGGAGACGAAACCTCCCCAACGGAAGAGTTGGCGAAAGAGCCCACAGCGgaagcaggagctgtgtgtgcctcagccctTCCGTGCCG ATTCACCAGTCTATTGTAACGCCTGCTTGAGGAGGCTAGACTGGGAGCACAAAGAGGCCCTGGACTACATCAACGCCTTTCTAACGAGCAATGAACAG GACGAGGCCAAGAACCTCAAGTTCTTGGATTCCATCAGCAGCCTCAGAAGCCTGCCTGCTTTTATGGACCAAGTCCTGCTAGTAGAGAAGATAACG gagctgattgatcaCGAGTCCGTCGACTCCCTGACCGGCGTGATGCGTCAGCAAGCAATGCTCGCCATCATGAAGCTGAG cAAAGTGAAGCTATCGGTGTGGCTCCTGACACGACCCAGGCTGCTcaccacctgcttctccagcatcttctccctgcctccagcacacaccatggaggaggtggaggctgctCTCTACACCAAA ACGCTGAAAACCATGGATGAGATGCTGAAGGCCTTGGTGTGTGAGGATAAGGAGCCCAACCTTGTGGTGCTGCAAAACATCGTGAAG gTCCTGCTCCCCTGGACCACATCCAAGGAGGTACATGagcggctgagggcagtgggaaggatcAGGTGGCTGATGGAATTCATGGGGTCTCAGTGCAAATTCCAGGTGAGCAGCCTGTGA
- the LOC120387595 gene encoding uncharacterized protein LOC120387595 isoform X2 produces MAEEVPKAPSKPIRAWEETKPPQRKSWRKSPQRKQELCVPQPFRADSPVYCNACLRRLDWEHKEALDYINAFLTSNEQELIDHESVDSLTGVMRQQAMLAIMKLSKVKLSVWLLTRPRLLTTCFSSIFSLPPAHTMEEVEAALYTKTLKTMDEMLKALVCEDKEPNLVVLQNIVKVLLPWTTSKEVHERLRAVGRIRWLMEFMGSQCKFQVSSL; encoded by the exons ATGGCTGAGGAAGTCCCCAAGGCCCCCTCAAAGCCCATCCGTGCCTGGGAGGAGACGAAACCTCCCCAACGGAAGAGTTGGCGAAAGAGCCCACAGCGgaagcaggagctgtgtgtgcctcagccctTCCGTGCCG ATTCACCAGTCTATTGTAACGCCTGCTTGAGGAGGCTAGACTGGGAGCACAAAGAGGCCCTGGACTACATCAACGCCTTTCTAACGAGCAATGAACAG gagctgattgatcaCGAGTCCGTCGACTCCCTGACCGGCGTGATGCGTCAGCAAGCAATGCTCGCCATCATGAAGCTGAG cAAAGTGAAGCTATCGGTGTGGCTCCTGACACGACCCAGGCTGCTcaccacctgcttctccagcatcttctccctgcctccagcacacaccatggaggaggtggaggctgctCTCTACACCAAA ACGCTGAAAACCATGGATGAGATGCTGAAGGCCTTGGTGTGTGAGGATAAGGAGCCCAACCTTGTGGTGCTGCAAAACATCGTGAAG gTCCTGCTCCCCTGGACCACATCCAAGGAGGTACATGagcggctgagggcagtgggaaggatcAGGTGGCTGATGGAATTCATGGGGTCTCAGTGCAAATTCCAGGTGAGCAGCCTGTGA